From one Sylvia atricapilla isolate bSylAtr1 chromosome 17, bSylAtr1.pri, whole genome shotgun sequence genomic stretch:
- the FAM222A gene encoding protein FAM222A: MLACLQRTQNPPAQHLPCPNKALEPRKCETAPMHSPRYPSPAELDAYAQKVANSPLTIKIFPTNIRVPQHKHLNRTVNGYDTTGQRYSPYPLHAGGYQGLLAIVKASGKSVVKNSEGKRTKLSPAQVGVAPYPASSTLAQGPSCAGQLSYHGGQKQLEGPVPPNVTVAASVLPLAGRSLALPPSNLPSIQSIIYQINQQCQAQGAQPGCPAVVAAHPSPAKHGAFGPGYGGTVLPECRKGAELALGSNPAAALGPKAGVYPEGMDYLVWQQKQQQQHLRMYSGGSGGGGALSKSPETCAGASRPYGLGGAADGKVSSSPLNCMHGNFAVGQYFAPPWNSILVTPNSDCYNPPELGAGPRELGVPPAEGLPSKTLCNTSILSSSLQSLEYLINDIHPPCIKEQMLGKGYETVSVPRLLDHQHAHIRLPVYR; the protein is encoded by the coding sequence GCGAGACGGCCCCCATGCATTCCCCGCGCTACCCCAGCCCCGCCGAGCTGGACGCCTACGCACAGAAGGTGGCCAACAGCCCGCTGACCATCAAGATCTTCCCCACCAACATCAGGGTCCCCCAGCACAAGCACCTTAACCGGACGGTGAACGGCTACGACACCACGGGGCAGCGGTACAGCCCCTACCCCCTGCACGCCGGCGGCTACCAGGGGCTGCTGGCCATCGTCAAAGCCTCCGGCAAAAGCGTGGTGAAGAACTCGGAGGGGAAGCGGACTAAGCTCTCGCCCGCCCAGGTGGGCGTCGCTCCCTACCCCGCCTCAAGCACTTTAGCTCAAGGTCCCTCCTGCGCCGGGCAGCTGAGCTACCACGGCGGCCAGAAGCAGCTGGAGGGTCCCGTGCCCCCCAACGTGACGGTGGCGGCCTCGGTGCTGCCGCTGGCGGGCAGGAGCCTGGCCCTGCCGCCCTCCAACCTGCCCTCCATCCAGAGCATCATCTACCAGATCAATCAGCAGTGCCAGGCGCAGGGTGCCCAGCCCGGCTGCCCGGCTGTCGTGGCTGCCCACCCCAGCCCGGCCAAGCACGGCGCCTTCGGCCCCGGCTACGGCGGCACCGTCCTGCCCGAGTGCCGCAAGGGCGCCGAGCTGGCGCTGGGCTCCAACCCGGCCGCCGCCCTGGGACCCAAGGCGGGCGTTTACCCCGAGGGCATGGACTACCTGGtgtggcagcagaagcagcagcagcagcacctgcgAATGTACAgcgggggcagcggcggcgggggggcCCTCAGCAAGTCCCCCGAGACGTGCGCGGGCGCCTCGCGGCCCTACGGCCTGGGCGGCGCGGCCGACGGCAAGGTGAGCTCGTCCCCCTTGAACTGCATGCACGGCAACTTCGCGGTGGGGCAGTACTTCGCTCCCCCCTGGAACAGCATCCTGGTGACCCCCAACAGCGACTGTTACAACCCGCCGGAGCTGGGGGCCGGGCCCCGCGAGCTGGGGGTGCCCCCGGCCGAGGGGCTGCCCAGCAAGACCCTCTGCAATACCTccatcctcagcagcagcctccagtcCCTGGAGTATCTCATCAACGACATCCACCCGCCCTGCATCAAGGAGCAGATGCTGGGCAAGGGCTACGAGACCGTGTCTGTGCCAAGGCTCTTGGACCACCAGCACGCCCACATCCGCCTGCCCGTCTACAGATAA